From a region of the Vaginimicrobium propionicum genome:
- a CDS encoding ATP-binding protein: MFRRKIYDVIQAWKSGSGGRTALLIEGARRVGKSTIVEEFAKRQYRSYILVDFAQAPREVRELFEDADLDYIFTQLQLRYSTRLFERESLIIFDEVQFCPAARQAIKMLVKDGRYDYIETGSLISIRKNTANILIPSEEERIQMRPMDYEEFMWAKNDEETMSLLRDAFEAKSGIGEALNRRLMRDFRLYMLVGGMPQAVESYLETNNLQVTDKVKRTIIDLYEEDFYKISPSGALGLLFDAIPAQLAKKASRYQVSSVLAHRRASDTLEEIAELRESKTVLVAYHANDPNVGLPSSIDLEKFKLYLADTGLFVTLSFKDADATDNVIYEKLLADKLPVNLGAVYENIVAQELVAHGRRLFYHTWPQEDAKRNYEIDFLVSDGKKLQPIEVKSSKYKTHASLDAFSEKYPSRVGEQYLVYTKDLHKDGSLTCIPTYMSCFI; the protein is encoded by the coding sequence GTGTTCAGACGCAAAATATATGACGTCATCCAGGCATGGAAGTCTGGTTCAGGCGGTCGTACAGCATTGTTGATCGAGGGTGCGCGCCGCGTCGGGAAGTCAACCATAGTCGAGGAGTTTGCGAAGCGTCAGTACCGCAGCTACATTTTGGTTGATTTCGCTCAGGCGCCACGCGAGGTTCGTGAACTGTTCGAAGATGCAGATTTGGATTACATCTTTACTCAGCTACAACTGCGTTATTCCACTCGTCTTTTTGAGCGCGAGTCGCTCATCATCTTTGATGAGGTGCAGTTTTGCCCCGCAGCGCGTCAAGCCATAAAGATGCTCGTCAAAGACGGACGCTACGACTACATTGAGACTGGCTCGTTGATTTCGATTAGGAAGAATACCGCGAACATCCTTATCCCCAGTGAAGAAGAGCGCATCCAGATGCGCCCCATGGATTATGAGGAATTCATGTGGGCAAAGAATGACGAAGAGACGATGAGTCTGCTACGCGACGCATTCGAGGCCAAATCCGGGATTGGCGAAGCACTAAACCGGCGGCTAATGCGCGATTTTCGTCTTTATATGCTGGTGGGCGGTATGCCCCAAGCGGTCGAATCCTACCTGGAAACAAACAATCTTCAGGTCACCGATAAAGTCAAACGCACAATAATCGACCTTTACGAAGAGGATTTCTACAAAATCAGCCCTTCGGGGGCTTTGGGGCTACTTTTTGACGCCATACCGGCACAACTTGCTAAAAAAGCATCGCGCTATCAGGTGTCTAGCGTGCTTGCCCATCGTAGAGCCAGCGACACTCTGGAAGAAATCGCTGAGCTGCGCGAGTCAAAGACTGTGCTGGTTGCATACCACGCAAATGACCCCAACGTCGGGCTGCCGTCATCCATCGACTTGGAAAAATTCAAGCTCTATCTGGCGGATACCGGATTGTTCGTCACCCTGTCATTCAAAGACGCGGATGCTACCGACAATGTAATTTACGAAAAGCTGTTGGCCGATAAATTACCGGTAAATCTCGGTGCGGTATACGAAAATATCGTGGCGCAAGAGTTAGTCGCCCATGGACGGCGCCTCTTTTATCACACTTGGCCACAAGAGGACGCCAAACGTAACTACGAGATTGATTTTCTCGTTTCCGACGGGAAAAAGCTTCAACCCATTGAGGTGAAATCGTCCAAATATAAGACCCACGCC